The proteins below come from a single Thermopolyspora flexuosa genomic window:
- a CDS encoding response regulator — MIRVLLADDQTLVRAGFRSILSDEDDIEVVAEAATGAEAVARARETAPDVVLMDIRMPELDGLEATRRIAADPRLDAVKVIILTTFDLDDYIYGALRAGASGFLVKDTEPAELIHAVRVVARGDALISPSVTRRLIAEFASRVKRPEPDPELNALTEREREVLALIAGGLSNDEIAGKLVVSPATVKTHVSRIMTKLRARDRAQLVVLAYESALVTPGWLGT, encoded by the coding sequence ATGATCCGCGTGCTGCTCGCCGACGACCAGACGCTCGTCCGCGCCGGGTTCCGGTCCATCCTCAGCGACGAGGACGACATCGAGGTGGTCGCCGAGGCGGCCACCGGCGCCGAGGCGGTGGCGAGGGCGCGCGAGACCGCGCCCGACGTGGTGCTCATGGACATCCGCATGCCCGAGCTCGACGGGCTCGAGGCCACCCGGCGGATCGCCGCCGACCCCCGGCTCGACGCGGTCAAGGTGATCATCCTTACCACCTTCGACCTCGACGACTACATCTACGGCGCGCTGCGGGCCGGGGCGAGCGGGTTCCTGGTGAAGGACACCGAGCCCGCCGAGCTGATCCACGCGGTACGCGTGGTGGCCCGGGGCGACGCGCTGATCTCGCCCTCGGTCACCCGGCGGCTCATCGCCGAGTTCGCCTCCCGGGTGAAGCGGCCCGAGCCCGACCCCGAGCTCAACGCGCTCACCGAACGCGAGCGCGAGGTCCTCGCGCTCATCGCGGGCGGCCTGTCCAACGACGAGATCGCCGGGAAGCTCGTGGTCAGCCCGGCGACCGTCAAGACCCACGTCAGCCGCATCATGACCAAGCTGCGGGCCCGCGACCGGGCCCAGCTCGTGGTGCTCGCCTACGAGAGCGCGCTCGTCACCCCGGGCTGGCTCGGCACCTGA
- a CDS encoding DUF397 domain-containing protein: protein MADSERLPVAWRISSYSASGGSNCVEAGPVLDGSGRVAVRHSKNPGGPVIVFTRAEWEAFLAGVRNGEFDFQA, encoded by the coding sequence ATGGCGGATTCCGAGCGGCTTCCCGTGGCCTGGCGCATCAGCAGCTACAGCGCCAGCGGTGGCAGCAACTGCGTCGAGGCCGGCCCGGTGTTGGACGGATCCGGGCGGGTGGCGGTACGCCACAGCAAGAACCCCGGCGGCCCCGTGATCGTCTTCACCCGCGCCGAATGGGAAGCCTTCCTCGCCGGGGTCCGCAACGGCGAGTTCGACTTCCAGGCGTAG
- a CDS encoding N-6 DNA methylase has translation MTDDATVNAGDIARLAGVGRAAVSNWRRRYDDFPRPIGGTSSSPLFSLREVERWLRRNGKVYDVPLADRVWQGLRTHADDLRLGETVAWAGAFLLYLRRDPSGWRRLQRRADLTARLPAAVEAACPDLPGGPGDPIDDAALVRSLASLAAEKGHVEAFEYLCERYAETHSRRLSVTRAELAELMVRLVAPEGGTVFDPACGIGTLLLAADRHAPGKLRLIGQEIGTSAARITAVRLLLREVPARVVAGDSLRADGFAGERADAVICDPPFNERAWGYEELIGDPRWEYGLPPRGESELAWVQHCLAHVRPGGLVAVLMPGTAAGRRAGKRIRANLLRAGALRMVATVQPGGPDLWLLRRPDVGERPPSQILIADPGRDLDVLERAWAAYREDPEGVRPPNGCRAVRIIDLLDDEVDLSPARHRPAYAGFDLAAAFATARDRFREVSAALAAGVPDIDVLTERADLPATTVGELAKAGLVTIHHAPFRLIVDRGDVPVLTAEDVAFGTPPSGRTFRGAGLVTVEPDDVVTSYVTGEVTARVITEGGAVLGPQLSLYRVDRKQLDPHFLAGFLRFAGHLNPPRGHSGSSRLDARRARIPRLPLAEQQAYGRAFRQLVFLEDTLRETAALGEELIRLGFDGLSVGLLRPRN, from the coding sequence GTGACGGACGACGCTACCGTGAACGCGGGCGACATCGCCCGGCTCGCCGGCGTCGGGCGGGCGGCGGTGAGCAACTGGCGCCGTCGGTACGACGACTTCCCCAGGCCGATCGGCGGCACCTCCTCCAGCCCGCTGTTCTCCCTCCGCGAGGTCGAGCGCTGGCTGCGCCGCAACGGCAAGGTGTACGACGTGCCCCTCGCCGACCGGGTCTGGCAGGGCCTGCGCACCCACGCCGACGACCTGCGCCTGGGCGAGACGGTCGCCTGGGCCGGGGCGTTCCTGCTCTACCTGCGGCGCGACCCGTCCGGCTGGCGGCGGCTGCAGCGGCGCGCCGACCTGACCGCCCGCCTCCCCGCCGCGGTCGAGGCGGCCTGCCCCGACCTGCCCGGCGGCCCGGGCGACCCGATCGACGACGCCGCCCTCGTCCGCTCGCTCGCCTCGCTCGCCGCCGAGAAGGGGCACGTCGAGGCGTTCGAGTACCTCTGCGAGCGCTACGCCGAGACCCACTCGCGCCGCCTGTCGGTCACCCGCGCCGAGCTCGCCGAGCTCATGGTGCGCCTCGTCGCGCCCGAGGGCGGCACCGTGTTCGACCCGGCCTGCGGCATCGGCACCCTGCTGCTCGCCGCCGACCGGCACGCCCCCGGCAAGCTGCGGCTGATCGGCCAGGAGATCGGCACGAGCGCCGCCCGGATCACCGCGGTACGGCTGCTGCTGCGCGAGGTGCCCGCCCGGGTGGTCGCGGGCGACTCGCTGCGTGCCGACGGCTTCGCCGGCGAACGCGCCGACGCGGTGATCTGCGACCCGCCGTTCAACGAGCGCGCCTGGGGCTACGAGGAGCTCATCGGCGACCCCCGGTGGGAGTACGGCCTGCCCCCGCGCGGCGAGTCCGAGCTCGCCTGGGTGCAGCACTGCCTCGCGCACGTGCGGCCCGGCGGGCTCGTCGCCGTTCTCATGCCGGGCACCGCGGCCGGACGGCGCGCGGGCAAACGCATCCGCGCCAACCTGCTGCGGGCGGGCGCGCTGCGCATGGTCGCCACGGTGCAGCCCGGCGGGCCGGACCTGTGGCTGCTGCGCCGCCCTGACGTGGGGGAGCGGCCGCCCTCCCAGATCCTCATCGCCGACCCCGGCCGCGACCTCGACGTGCTGGAACGCGCCTGGGCCGCCTACCGGGAGGACCCCGAGGGCGTGCGGCCGCCGAACGGGTGCCGTGCCGTACGGATCATCGACCTGCTCGACGACGAGGTCGACCTCAGCCCCGCGCGGCACCGGCCCGCGTACGCCGGGTTCGACCTCGCGGCGGCGTTCGCCACGGCCCGGGACCGGTTCCGCGAGGTGTCCGCCGCGCTCGCCGCCGGCGTGCCCGACATCGACGTGCTCACCGAGCGGGCCGACCTGCCCGCGACCACGGTCGGCGAGCTGGCGAAGGCCGGGCTCGTCACCATCCACCATGCGCCGTTCCGGCTCATCGTCGACCGCGGCGACGTGCCGGTGCTCACCGCCGAGGACGTGGCGTTCGGCACGCCGCCGTCCGGCCGCACCTTCCGCGGGGCCGGGCTCGTCACCGTCGAGCCGGACGACGTGGTCACCAGCTACGTCACCGGCGAGGTGACCGCGCGCGTGATCACCGAGGGCGGCGCCGTACTCGGCCCGCAGCTCAGCCTCTACCGGGTCGACCGCAAGCAGCTCGACCCGCACTTCCTCGCCGGTTTCCTGCGCTTCGCCGGGCACCTCAACCCGCCGCGCGGGCACTCCGGCTCCAGCCGACTCGACGCCCGCCGGGCGCGCATCCCCCGGCTCCCCCTCGCCGAGCAGCAGGCGTACGGCCGCGCCTTCCGGCAACTGGTCTTCCTCGAGGACACGCTGCGCGAGACCGCGGCGCTGGGCGAGGAGCTGATCCGGCTCGGCTTCGACGGGCTCTCCGTCGGGCTTCTGCGGCCGCGCAACTGA
- a CDS encoding SAM-dependent methyltransferase → MREEQALPEFDPAVPVIARIYDAATGGKNHLPADREVFEKIRHLFGRDRWVTPATENRRFLRRAVRYLLDAGIRQFIDIGCGMPARVNVHDIVHGVDPNAKVVYVDYDPVVVTHYRAEVHALPTATVFQADARQPETILSHPELTSLIDFTEPVGLLLVAILHFVADEYDPKGIVARLGEKLAPGSHLVLTHMSADGRDPETAREFTAAFENLRDKLVLRPRATIATFFEGFELVEPGMTDGAVWRAPEDEPPPSGWLAVGVGRKPE, encoded by the coding sequence GTGAGGGAGGAGCAAGCCCTTCCCGAGTTCGATCCGGCTGTTCCGGTCATCGCCCGCATCTACGACGCGGCCACGGGGGGCAAGAACCATCTGCCGGCGGACCGCGAGGTCTTCGAGAAGATCCGGCACCTGTTCGGCCGGGACCGCTGGGTGACCCCGGCCACGGAGAACCGCCGGTTCCTCCGCCGTGCCGTGCGGTACCTGCTCGACGCCGGCATCCGGCAGTTCATCGACATCGGGTGCGGCATGCCCGCGCGGGTCAACGTGCACGACATCGTGCACGGGGTCGATCCGAACGCGAAGGTGGTCTACGTCGACTACGACCCGGTGGTCGTCACGCATTACCGGGCCGAGGTGCACGCCCTGCCCACGGCGACGGTGTTCCAGGCCGACGCGCGGCAGCCGGAGACCATCCTCAGCCACCCCGAGCTCACCTCGCTGATCGACTTCACCGAGCCGGTCGGCCTGCTGCTCGTCGCGATCCTCCACTTCGTCGCCGACGAGTACGACCCGAAGGGCATCGTCGCCAGGCTCGGCGAGAAGCTCGCCCCGGGCAGCCACCTCGTGCTCACCCACATGTCCGCCGACGGGCGGGACCCGGAGACGGCCCGCGAGTTCACCGCCGCGTTCGAGAACCTGCGCGACAAGCTCGTGCTGCGCCCGCGCGCCACGATCGCGACCTTCTTCGAGGGGTTCGAGCTCGTGGAGCCCGGCATGACCGACGGCGCGGTGTGGCGGGCGCCGGAGGACGAGCCGCCGCCGTCCGGCTGGCTCGCCGTCGGGGTGGGCCGCAAGCCGGAGTGA
- a CDS encoding DUF397 domain-containing protein produces the protein MANPDLPVAWHISSFSPSGGSNCVEAGPVLDGTGRIAVRHSHHPDGPVIMYTRAEWDAFLAGVRNGEFDFNA, from the coding sequence ATGGCGAACCCCGACCTTCCCGTAGCCTGGCACATCAGCAGCTTCAGCCCCAGCGGTGGCAGCAACTGCGTCGAGGCCGGTCCGGTGCTGGATGGGACGGGACGCATCGCCGTCCGCCACAGCCATCACCCTGACGGTCCGGTGATCATGTACACCCGCGCCGAATGGGACGCCTTCCTCGCCGGCGTCCGCAACGGCGAGTTCGACTTCAATGCCTAG
- a CDS encoding serine/threonine-protein kinase, with amino-acid sequence MVIGDRYELDDFPLGQGGMGAVYRGHDKHLDRKVAVKILHLPVPDEELERRFIREARILARLEHPGAPTLYDFGAHERRLYQVMQFIAGVTVADLVSEYGPLPVPWAAAIAAQACAVLAAAHALSICHRDLKPTNLMLCPDGSVKVLDFGLAMLRDADVAQSTRSGQLLGTPAYMSPEQIQRGQAGPQSDLYALGCVLHEMLTGRQLFTGPTEYAVFEKQVKERPPTVTGVPRELARLVDDLLEKRPECRPADASTLFERLQEFAVDLPVLPGFLNPPSVPSPARMYARVLGRVLA; translated from the coding sequence ATGGTCATCGGCGACCGGTATGAGCTGGACGACTTCCCGCTCGGCCAGGGCGGCATGGGCGCCGTCTACCGCGGCCACGACAAGCACCTCGACCGCAAGGTCGCCGTCAAGATCCTCCACCTGCCCGTCCCGGACGAGGAGCTGGAGCGCCGCTTCATCCGCGAGGCCCGCATCCTCGCCCGCCTGGAGCATCCCGGCGCGCCCACGCTGTACGACTTCGGCGCCCACGAGCGGCGGCTGTACCAGGTGATGCAGTTCATCGCGGGCGTCACCGTGGCCGACCTGGTGAGCGAGTACGGCCCGCTGCCGGTGCCGTGGGCCGCCGCGATCGCCGCGCAGGCGTGCGCGGTGCTCGCCGCCGCCCACGCGCTGTCGATCTGCCACCGCGACCTCAAGCCGACGAACCTCATGCTCTGCCCGGACGGCAGCGTCAAGGTGCTCGACTTCGGGCTCGCCATGCTCCGCGACGCCGACGTCGCCCAGTCCACCCGCTCCGGCCAGCTCCTCGGCACCCCCGCGTACATGTCGCCGGAGCAGATCCAGCGCGGCCAGGCCGGGCCGCAGAGCGACCTGTACGCCCTCGGCTGCGTGCTGCACGAGATGCTCACCGGGCGGCAGCTGTTCACCGGGCCCACCGAGTACGCGGTGTTCGAGAAGCAGGTGAAGGAACGCCCGCCGACCGTCACCGGCGTGCCCCGCGAGCTCGCCCGCCTCGTCGACGACCTGCTCGAGAAGCGGCCGGAGTGCCGCCCGGCCGACGCGAGCACGCTGTTCGAACGCCTCCAGGAGTTCGCCGTCGACCTGCCCGTGCTCCCCGGCTTCCTCAACCCGCCGTCCGTGCCGAGCCCCGCGCGCATGTACGCCCGGGTGCTGGGCCGCGTCCTCGCCTGA
- a CDS encoding PP2C family protein-serine/threonine phosphatase encodes MAETARYALRYAAGSDVGRRREQNEDSAYASSRLLAVADGMGGHGHGEVASSVAIAALAALDDTLPERGPEGIDLVAAVEAAVKKANMRLREMTGRDPSLKGMGTTLTAMLWDGTRFALAHVGDSRAYLLRGNVLYQITQDHTLVQSLVDEGRITPEEAAVHARRSMLLRALESSGNVEPDLSLREAKVGDRYLLCSDGLTCVVGPQQLYEAMVGIRDLKELVQRLIDMANEAGGPDNITCVVADVVQVDDPSEIDDTTEIRINVGASSEYSHHID; translated from the coding sequence ATGGCAGAGACAGCGCGGTACGCACTTCGCTACGCGGCCGGCTCCGACGTCGGCCGCCGACGCGAGCAGAACGAGGACTCGGCGTACGCCAGCTCGCGCTTGCTCGCCGTCGCCGATGGCATGGGCGGACACGGCCATGGGGAGGTGGCCAGTTCGGTCGCCATCGCGGCGCTGGCCGCACTCGACGACACCCTGCCCGAGCGCGGACCGGAGGGCATCGACCTGGTCGCCGCCGTGGAGGCGGCGGTGAAGAAGGCCAACATGCGGCTGCGCGAGATGACCGGGCGCGATCCGTCGCTCAAGGGCATGGGCACGACGCTCACCGCCATGCTCTGGGACGGTACCCGGTTCGCCCTGGCTCACGTTGGAGATTCGCGCGCTTATCTGCTTCGAGGGAACGTCCTCTATCAGATAACCCAGGACCACACGCTGGTCCAGTCCCTCGTCGACGAGGGCCGCATCACGCCCGAGGAGGCGGCGGTGCACGCCCGGCGCTCGATGCTGCTGCGCGCGCTGGAGAGCAGCGGCAACGTCGAGCCCGACCTGTCGCTGCGGGAGGCCAAGGTCGGCGACCGCTACCTGCTCTGCTCGGACGGGCTCACCTGCGTGGTCGGGCCGCAGCAGCTGTACGAGGCGATGGTCGGCATCCGCGACCTGAAGGAGCTGGTGCAGCGGCTCATCGACATGGCGAACGAGGCGGGCGGCCCGGACAACATCACCTGCGTGGTGGCGGACGTGGTCCAGGTGGACGACCCGAGCGAGATCGACGACACCACGGAGATCCGGATCAACGTGGGCGCGTCGTCGGAGTACTCCCACCACATCGACTGA
- a CDS encoding cytochrome ubiquinol oxidase subunit I: MDTVDLARLQFALTAGAHFSFVALTLGLATLVAVIQTRATIGRSAVHMRMTRFWGQLYVINYAMGIITGLVMEFQLGLSWSGLTDFAGNAFGAALALETVIAFFIESTFLGLWIFGWGRINRWAHLALIWVVVLTAYASAFWVLIANGFMQNPVGYRRDGDVLHVTDFGAMVTNPAATVAFGHVLGASFLVGAFVMAGVSAYHLARRTAERELFRKSLRLGIGVSLPASILTAAFGGIGFGMIQPNKAAAFNADPVRIAQVQAEMTALHGPGDYVPPVGWVAGGGITMLTAFGLIFYLSMGSVPLMLFKRVVYGFRLWHWTLVAAIPLPFVAVIGGWIFREVGRQPWTVYGLLTTADAMSPMTEGQARFSLIAFTAVFAVLVVINYWLLARAARRGPGEVSLGGAPRPTAPERPDPALTF; the protein is encoded by the coding sequence ATGGACACCGTCGACCTCGCCCGCCTGCAGTTCGCGCTCACCGCGGGCGCGCACTTCTCGTTCGTGGCGCTCACGCTCGGGCTCGCCACGCTCGTGGCCGTCATCCAGACGCGCGCCACGATCGGCCGGAGCGCGGTGCACATGCGCATGACCCGCTTCTGGGGGCAGCTCTACGTCATCAACTACGCGATGGGCATCATCACCGGCCTGGTGATGGAGTTCCAGCTCGGGCTGTCGTGGAGCGGGCTCACCGACTTCGCGGGCAACGCGTTCGGGGCCGCCCTCGCGCTGGAGACGGTGATCGCGTTCTTCATCGAGTCGACCTTCCTCGGCCTGTGGATCTTCGGCTGGGGCCGGATCAACCGGTGGGCGCACCTCGCGCTCATCTGGGTGGTCGTGCTCACCGCGTACGCCTCGGCGTTCTGGGTCCTGATCGCCAACGGCTTCATGCAGAACCCGGTCGGGTACCGCCGCGACGGCGACGTGCTCCACGTGACCGACTTCGGGGCGATGGTCACCAACCCGGCGGCGACCGTCGCGTTCGGGCACGTGCTCGGGGCCTCGTTCCTGGTCGGCGCGTTCGTCATGGCCGGGGTGAGCGCGTACCACCTCGCCCGCCGTACCGCCGAGCGGGAGCTCTTCCGCAAGTCGCTGCGGCTCGGGATCGGCGTGTCGCTGCCCGCCTCGATCCTCACCGCGGCCTTCGGCGGCATCGGGTTCGGCATGATCCAGCCGAACAAGGCCGCCGCGTTCAACGCCGACCCGGTGCGGATCGCCCAGGTGCAGGCCGAGATGACCGCGCTGCACGGGCCCGGGGACTACGTGCCGCCGGTGGGCTGGGTGGCGGGCGGCGGGATCACCATGCTCACCGCGTTCGGGCTGATCTTCTACCTCTCGATGGGGAGCGTGCCGCTCATGCTCTTCAAGCGGGTGGTGTACGGCTTCCGCCTGTGGCACTGGACGCTCGTCGCGGCGATCCCGCTGCCGTTCGTCGCCGTGATCGGCGGCTGGATCTTCCGCGAGGTGGGGCGGCAGCCGTGGACCGTGTACGGCCTGCTCACCACGGCCGACGCGATGTCCCCGATGACCGAGGGGCAGGCGCGGTTCTCCCTGATCGCCTTCACCGCCGTGTTCGCCGTGCTCGTCGTGATCAATTACTGGCTGCTCGCCCGGGCCGCCCGGCGTGGGCCGGGTGAGGTGAGCCTCGGGGGCGCGCCGCGGCCCACCGCCCCCGAGCGGCCCGACCCGGCCCTGACCTTCTGA
- the rplK gene encoding 50S ribosomal protein L11, with amino-acid sequence MAKNKVVRVVTLHIPAGEAGPANVGKDLGPLGINLMEFCRRYNALTAERRGFVVPAVITVYEDRSFDLAIKQPTTASLIRKVAGLDKGAAKPGHQSAGVVTTAQLKEVATIKLPDLNTSDLDKAIKIVAGTARSMGLTVVD; translated from the coding sequence ATGGCGAAGAACAAGGTGGTCAGGGTCGTCACCCTGCACATCCCGGCCGGCGAGGCGGGTCCGGCGAACGTGGGCAAGGACCTCGGCCCGCTCGGCATCAACCTGATGGAGTTCTGCAGGCGCTACAACGCGCTCACCGCCGAGCGGCGCGGCTTCGTCGTCCCGGCCGTGATCACCGTCTACGAGGACCGCTCGTTCGACCTGGCGATCAAGCAGCCGACGACGGCGTCGCTCATCCGCAAGGTGGCGGGCCTCGACAAGGGCGCGGCCAAGCCGGGGCACCAGAGCGCCGGGGTGGTGACCACCGCCCAGCTCAAGGAGGTGGCCACGATCAAGCTCCCCGACCTCAACACCAGCGACCTGGACAAGGCGATCAAGATCGTCGCCGGTACGGCGCGCTCGATGGGCCTCACCGTGGTCGACTGA
- a CDS encoding helix-turn-helix domain-containing protein, with the protein MITISVKRGMTLRAQWLGRQLRELRESAGLLLKDAGEHLGKDGTTVSRYEAGLIPARPDDVRALLDLYGVADKAQRDALLALAKDVWQLGWWDNYTGNLAQNIVDYAWLESRARRIRSFEVSVVFGLLQTPAYMSAVIRGADPTATISTSGARFRLKRQEILATPDPPQIEAIIDESVLYRAPGGPAVLEEQLRHLIKLAAYPNIELRVLPFSATTFASPEGSFLIFEMPEPYPEIGYADTPAGSIYIEANGVQQLMLKYDRIRRDCLDSAESIELIRATADKLARS; encoded by the coding sequence GTGATTACGATCAGTGTCAAGCGTGGGATGACGCTGCGCGCCCAATGGCTGGGGCGGCAGTTGCGGGAGCTGCGTGAGTCCGCCGGCCTCCTGCTCAAGGACGCGGGCGAGCACCTGGGCAAGGACGGGACCACCGTGAGCCGGTACGAGGCCGGCCTCATCCCCGCCCGCCCCGACGACGTCCGGGCGCTCCTCGACCTGTACGGCGTGGCGGACAAGGCCCAGCGCGACGCCCTGCTGGCGCTCGCGAAGGACGTGTGGCAGCTCGGCTGGTGGGACAACTACACCGGGAACCTCGCCCAGAACATCGTCGACTACGCCTGGCTCGAGTCCCGGGCCCGCCGTATCCGCTCCTTCGAGGTCTCCGTGGTCTTCGGCCTGCTGCAGACCCCGGCGTACATGTCCGCCGTGATCCGCGGGGCCGACCCCACCGCCACGATCTCCACCTCAGGTGCGCGGTTCCGGCTCAAGCGGCAGGAGATCCTCGCCACCCCCGACCCGCCGCAGATCGAGGCGATCATCGACGAGAGCGTGCTGTACCGCGCGCCCGGAGGTCCTGCCGTCCTCGAGGAACAGCTGCGGCACCTGATCAAGCTGGCGGCCTATCCCAACATCGAGCTGCGCGTCCTGCCGTTCTCCGCCACGACCTTCGCAAGCCCGGAGGGCTCCTTCCTCATCTTCGAAATGCCCGAGCCATATCCGGAAATCGGATATGCCGATACTCCGGCCGGAAGCATTTACATCGAGGCGAATGGCGTCCAGCAGCTTATGCTGAAGTACGACCGCATTCGCCGGGATTGTCTGGACTCGGCCGAGTCGATCGAACTGATCCGGGCGACCGCGGACAAGCTTGCGAGGTCCTAG
- a CDS encoding cytochrome d ubiquinol oxidase subunit II, with product METLLLAFFAIGYLVLAGADIGVGMMLPYLGRGPGERREVLAAIAPFFLGNEVWLVVTGGMLAGLFPRLEGELLAAKPGVVLLLLSWVLRDAGLWLRSRIPARGWQTWWDGVIVAGSWGLALSWGTLLSGVIGIGGPPALIPAAVLAALFAAHGLAFAALRLRGTLRHRAAVLSGHSGGTGEVRTFALTAVALAVVGVLTGLRLPLEAGSSGSWLAPVILALLPALVAAQAWVWWTFRHRVTGPSYL from the coding sequence GTGGAAACACTGCTGCTGGCGTTCTTCGCGATCGGCTACCTCGTGCTCGCCGGGGCCGACATCGGGGTCGGCATGATGCTGCCGTACCTGGGGCGCGGACCCGGCGAGCGGCGGGAGGTGCTCGCCGCCATCGCGCCGTTCTTCCTCGGCAACGAGGTGTGGCTGGTGGTGACCGGGGGCATGCTCGCCGGGCTCTTCCCCCGCCTCGAGGGCGAGCTGCTCGCCGCCAAGCCCGGCGTGGTGCTGTTGCTGCTGTCCTGGGTGCTCCGCGACGCGGGGCTCTGGCTGCGCAGCAGGATCCCGGCCCGCGGCTGGCAGACCTGGTGGGACGGCGTGATCGTCGCCGGGAGCTGGGGCCTCGCGCTGAGCTGGGGCACGCTGCTCAGCGGCGTGATCGGCATCGGCGGGCCGCCCGCGCTCATCCCGGCGGCGGTGCTCGCGGCGCTGTTCGCGGCGCACGGGCTGGCGTTCGCCGCGCTGCGGCTGCGCGGCACGCTGCGGCACCGGGCCGCGGTGCTCTCCGGGCACTCCGGCGGCACCGGGGAGGTGCGCACCTTCGCGCTCACCGCGGTGGCGCTGGCCGTGGTCGGCGTGCTGACCGGGCTGCGGCTCCCGCTGGAGGCGGGCTCGTCCGGATCCTGGCTGGCGCCGGTGATCCTCGCCCTGCTCCCGGCGCTCGTGGCCGCGCAGGCGTGGGTGTGGTGGACGTTCCGGCACCGCGTCACCGGCCCCTCGTACCTGTGA
- a CDS encoding sensor histidine kinase produces MRRIPARTMVSLAIVGTTVAGLVVTWLLRRDLQPNALDVLLPLVAMGGVLVRERWPVVALVVVMAATLAYYPYSALDAPIIFLPFVALFTAAERGHLVPAIAIGATGLIVMGLGETGEVRHVDDSAFMMISGWVVAAIAAGSVSRNRSRYLQEAERRAREAEQNREAEARRRAGEERLRIARELHDVIGHNVSLINVQASAALHGLEKRPEDAERALRAIKDISKETLRELRATLGALRQVDEEAPTTPADSLARVDELVRSSGLDVRTELSGPLDRLPVEVDLAATRIIREALTNVHRHSGTNEATLTITRDDGRILIEVADDGPGAAFTEGSGLGILGMRERAAALGGTVEAGPRPEGGFRVTAELPLNGVR; encoded by the coding sequence ATGCGGAGGATCCCGGCGCGCACGATGGTGTCCCTCGCCATCGTGGGGACCACCGTGGCCGGGCTCGTCGTGACCTGGCTGCTGCGGCGGGACCTGCAGCCGAACGCCCTCGACGTGCTGTTGCCGCTGGTCGCCATGGGCGGCGTGCTGGTGCGCGAGCGGTGGCCGGTCGTCGCGCTGGTCGTCGTGATGGCGGCGACGCTCGCCTACTACCCCTACTCGGCGCTGGACGCGCCGATCATCTTCCTGCCGTTCGTGGCCCTGTTCACCGCCGCCGAGCGCGGCCACCTCGTGCCCGCGATCGCCATCGGGGCCACCGGACTGATCGTGATGGGCCTGGGGGAGACCGGCGAGGTCCGGCACGTCGACGACAGCGCGTTCATGATGATCTCGGGCTGGGTGGTCGCCGCGATCGCCGCCGGAAGCGTGAGCCGTAACCGGTCCCGGTACCTGCAGGAGGCGGAACGGCGGGCGCGGGAGGCCGAGCAGAACCGGGAGGCGGAGGCCCGGCGGCGGGCCGGGGAGGAGCGGCTGCGCATCGCCCGCGAGCTGCACGACGTGATCGGGCACAACGTGTCCCTGATCAACGTGCAGGCGTCGGCCGCGCTGCACGGGCTGGAGAAACGGCCGGAGGACGCCGAGCGGGCGCTGCGGGCGATCAAGGACATCAGCAAGGAGACGCTGCGCGAGCTGCGCGCCACGCTGGGGGCGCTGCGCCAGGTCGACGAGGAGGCGCCGACCACGCCGGCCGACAGCCTGGCCCGGGTGGACGAGCTGGTCAGGTCGTCCGGGCTGGACGTGCGTACCGAGCTGTCCGGGCCGCTGGACCGCCTGCCCGTCGAGGTCGACCTCGCCGCGACCCGCATCATCCGCGAGGCGCTCACCAACGTCCACCGGCATTCCGGGACGAACGAGGCGACCCTCACCATCACCCGCGACGACGGAAGGATCCTGATCGAGGTGGCGGACGACGGTCCGGGGGCCGCGTTCACCGAGGGCAGCGGCCTCGGCATCCTCGGCATGCGCGAGCGGGCCGCGGCGCTCGGCGGCACCGTGGAGGCCGGGCCCCGGCCTGAGGGCGGCTTCCGGGTCACCGCCGAACTACCCCTGAACGGAGTGCGATGA